The following proteins come from a genomic window of Megalobrama amblycephala isolate DHTTF-2021 linkage group LG1, ASM1881202v1, whole genome shotgun sequence:
- the LOC125269685 gene encoding cytochrome P450 3A40-like, producing MIDLSSLSVTWSLVVLVITLLFIYGVWPHGFFKKLGIPGPRPWPFIGTLLSYSKGLCNFDMECAKKYGKVWGIYDGRLPILMVTDLEIIKTVLVKECYSNFTNRRITKVDLAGPFGDGIIMVRDEKWKRIRSSLSPYFTSGRLKEIFPIAVTHADRFIKNMQKRDHKQPVKIKEVFAPFSLDVVTSSSFSVDIDSINNPDDPFVINVKKFVQFNIFSPLFLLILMFPSFAILLSKLGITLFSKSSMDFFYSVLRKIKDEHNKESDGRVDFLKLMIQNQIPDDQAKDDTSEQPVKGLTDHEILSQSLVFILGGYETTSTTLTFLLYNLVTNPDSLEKLVEEIDTNFPPDTPITYDALMKMDYLEMAINESMRLLPTAPRLERSCKKSVEINGVTIPKDTLVGIPTYVLCRDPQLWDSPDEFRPERFSPENKSEVNQYAFLPFGLGPRNCIGMRFALMLMKLLVVKLLQNFTVETCKETQIPLELNVMFQPKVPITLKFTPRSHKEKQ from the exons ATGATTGACCTCTCATCTCTGTCTGTGACCTGGAGCCTGGTGGTTCTGGTCATAACTCTCCTGTTTAT TTACGGTGTTTGGCCACATGGATTTTTCAAAAAACTGGGAATTCCAGGACCAAGACCTTGGCCTTTCATTGGCACACTTCTCTCATACTCTAAA GGTTTGTGTAATTTTGATATGGAGTGTGCTAAGAAGTATGGAAAAGTTTGGGG GATTTATGATGGAAGACTCCCAATACTAATGGTCACTGACCTGGAAATTATCAAAACCGTTTTGGTGAAAGAATGTTATTCTAACTTCACTAACAGAAGG ATTACAAAAGTAGACCTGGCTGGCCCCTTTGGTGACGGTATTATTATGGTTAGAGATGAGAAATGGAAGAGAATCCGCAGTTCACTCTCCCCGTATTTCACAAGCGGACGACTGAAGGAG ATATTTCCCATAGCTGTGACACATGCAGATCgttttattaaaaacatgcaaaagcGAGACCACAAGCAGCCAGTTAAAATAAAAGA AGTTTTTGCTCCATTCAGTTTGGATGTCGTCACCAGCTCCTCCTTTAGCGTTGACATCGACTCCATAAACAACCCGGATGATCCTTTCGTTATTAACGTCAAGAAGTTTGTCCAGTTTAATATCTTCAGTCCTCTCTTTCTGCTAATAC ttatGTTTCCCTCTTTTGCAATTCTTTTGAGCAAACTGGGTATAACTCTTTTTTCGAAGTCGTCTATGGATTTTTTCTACAGTGTCCTGAGAAAGATTAAGGACGAGCACAACAAGGAATCAGAT GGTCGAGTAGATTTTCTCAAGCTCATGATCCAGAATCAAATACCTGATGATCAAGCTAAGGACGATACAAGTGAACAACCAGTAAAAG GACTAACAGATCATGAGATTCTCTCCCAGTCCCTTGTTTTCATCCTCGGAGGTTATGAGACTACAAGCACCACTCTCACTTTCCTCCTCTATAATCTTGTGACTAATCCAGACTCCCTGGAAAAGCTGGTTGAGGAGATTGACACAAACTTCCCTCCTGAT actCCCATCACATACGATGCATTGATGAAAATGGATTACTTGGAAATGGCCATCAACGAATCAATGCGTCTCCTTCCCACTGCCCCGCGTTTAGAGAGGTCCTGTAAGAAGTCTGTGGAGATCAATGGTGTGACAATACCAAAAGACACTCTGGTTGGAATTCCTACATATGTTTTATGCCGTGACCCGCAGCTCTGGGATTCTCCCGATGAGTTCAGGCCGGAGAG GTTCAGCCCAGAGAATAAATCAGAGGTTAACCAGTACGCTTTCTTGCCTTTTGGACTCGGGCCTCGAAATTGCATTGGAATGAGATTTGCCCTAATGCTCATGAAACTGCTTGTTGTGAAGCTTCTTCAGAACTTCACTGTGGAAACATGTAAAGAGACACAG ATCCCTCTGGAGCTGAATGTTATGTTTCAGCCAAAGGTTCCCATCACACTGAAGTTTACTCCAAGATCTCACaaggaaaaacaataa